One part of the Chthoniobacterales bacterium genome encodes these proteins:
- a CDS encoding HAMP domain-containing protein, with the protein MLAFRAGNFSKKLPSGWTGVHGKIADTFNDILSINERRVSETARVARVVGKEGKLNQRMRVSGLVGEWAVEVDALNGLMEDLVRPTTDVTRAIGAVAKGDLGQAMALEADGRALEGEFLHSARLVNRMIDQLSVFTSEVTRVAREVGTEGKLGGQAQVKGASGVWKDLTESVNQMAGNLTAQVRNIVDVTLAVANGDLSKKITVDVRGEILQLKEAINTMVEQLRSFASEVTRVAREVGTEGRLGGQAVVPGVAGTWKDLTDSVNAMASNLTAQVRNIAAVTTAVARGDLSRKITVDVKGEILELKETINTMVDQLNAFSSEVTRVAREVGTEGKLGGQAAVSGVAGTWKDLTDSVNSMASNLTGQVRNIADVTTAVARGDLSRKITVDVKGEILNLKDTINTMVDQLNAFASEVTRVAREVGTEGKLGGQAIVPGVGGTWKDLTDNVNSMASNLTGQVRNIADVATAIAKGDLSSKITVEVKGEILELKNTMNTMVDQLNGFAAEVTRVAREVGTEGKLGGQAQVRGVAGTWKDLTDNVNFMANNLTAQVRNIADVATAIAKGDLSRKITVDVKGEILELKNTINTMVDRLNAFASEVSRVAREVGTEGELGGQAEVGGVAGTWKDLTDNVNSMASNLTAQVRNIADVATAVANGDLSKKITVDVKGEILELKNTINTMVDQLNGFASEVTRVAREVGTEGKLGGQAQVRGVGGTWKDLTDNVNSMASNLTAQVRNIADVATAIAKGDLSSKITVDVKGEILQLKETMNTMVDQLNGFASEVTRVAREVGTEGKLGGQAEVQGVAGTWKDLTDNVNSMANNLTAQVRNIAGVTTAVARGDLSRKITVDAKGEILELKDTINTMVDQLNAFASEVSRVAREVGTEGKLGGQAEVGGVAGTWKDLTDNVNSMASNLTGQVRNIAEVTIAVASGDLSKKITVDVRGEILELKETINTMVDQLRSFAAEVSRVAREVGTEGKLGGQAQVPGVAGTWKDLTDNVNSMAFNLTGQVRNISDVATAIARGDLSRKITVEVQGEILQLKETMNTMVDQLSSFASEVTRVAREVGTEGKLGGQAEVGGVAGTWKDLTDNVNSMASNLTAQVRNIAEVTIAVANGDLSRKITVDVRGEILQLKETINTMVEQLRSFASEVTRVAREVGTEGRLGVQAVVPGVAGTWKDLTDSVNAMGGNLTAQVRNIAEVTTAVARGDLSRKITVDVKGEILELKNTINTMVDQLNAFAAEVTRVAREVGTEGKLGGQAQVSGVAGTWKDLTDSVNVMAANLTDQVRGIVKVVTAVADGNLRQKLTVQAKGEVAALAETINNMTDTLATFADQVTNVAREVGVEGRLGGQANVPGAAGTWKDLTGNVNLLAANLTTQVRAIAEVATAVTKGDLTRSIQVETRGEVAELKDNINTMINNLRETTESNQEQDWLKTNVAKFTRMLQGQRDLFTVGQMLLSEVAPLVSAHQGAMYQTSAEGEGGLHLLAGFATPKNQVTHLMMGEGLVGQCALERQRILISNVPLNYTPVQSSLGQAIPVNIVVLPVLFEGETKAVIELASLQIFTDAHLNFLEQLTQSIGVVLNTIEATMRTEGLLQQSQQLTAELQSGQKELQQTNEELEQKAQQLAEQNVEVERKNKEIEQARRALEDKAAELALTSKYKSEFLANMSHELRTPLNSILILGQQLSENNSGNLNDKQVDFARNIHSAGSDLLNLINDILDLSKIESGTVSVEAEEITFSALKDSVERNFRHIADNKNLPFQVEFDPTLPRHFTTDWKRLQQIIKNLLSNAFKFTSHGRVGIKVAPVAEGWSTDHPVLKRTPNVISLAITDTGIGIAPEKQRLIFEAFQQADAGTSRKYGGTGLGLAISRELAALLGGEIRLTSTAGEGSTFTLYLPLHFTGPTTQAVTPSLQQSVDGNTSTITLSALPVPREDQIVDDRDMVIDGDTTLLIVEDDPHYARVLLGLAREKGFKGIVATRGQQALTLARQYQPTAITLDIFLPDMLGWTVLNNLKLDSMTRHIPVQIISLDEERQHGLSRGAFSYMVKPATTDDLDMAFDRIKTFSAPRTKRLLVVEDNDLERQSIVELLGHDDIEITTVSTGGEAMAALLDMPIDCAVLDLRLPDMSGFELLDRIQEEPSLREVPIVVFTGKDLSPNEEKHLKTMAKSVVLKDVQSPERLLDETALFLHRIISDLPESKQKMINQLHQSNEVLHSRKVLIVDDDARNIFALSIVLENQEMEILSATNGRQAIEIIESTPDLSIVLMDIMMPEMDGYQTMKEIRNNATFRTLPILALTAKAMKGDREKCLEAGASDYIAKPVNTDQLLSLLRVWLHR; encoded by the coding sequence ATGCTGGCGTTTCGCGCGGGAAATTTTTCCAAGAAACTTCCCTCCGGCTGGACGGGTGTGCACGGCAAGATTGCGGATACTTTCAACGACATTCTGAGCATTAACGAGCGCCGCGTGAGCGAGACCGCCCGAGTGGCCCGGGTCGTCGGCAAAGAGGGCAAACTGAACCAGCGCATGCGTGTATCGGGCCTCGTCGGCGAGTGGGCGGTGGAAGTCGATGCGCTGAATGGGTTGATGGAAGATCTGGTGCGTCCGACGACGGATGTAACCCGCGCAATCGGCGCTGTGGCGAAGGGAGATCTCGGCCAGGCGATGGCGCTGGAGGCAGATGGCCGCGCACTGGAAGGCGAGTTTTTGCATTCGGCCCGGTTGGTGAACCGAATGATCGACCAGCTCTCCGTTTTCACCTCGGAAGTGACCCGCGTCGCCCGCGAAGTCGGCACCGAGGGTAAGCTCGGCGGTCAGGCGCAGGTGAAGGGAGCGTCCGGCGTCTGGAAGGACCTCACGGAGTCGGTCAACCAGATGGCCGGCAACCTCACGGCACAGGTCCGCAACATCGTCGATGTGACGCTGGCCGTGGCGAACGGGGATCTTTCCAAAAAGATCACCGTCGATGTACGCGGAGAAATTTTGCAGTTGAAAGAAGCCATCAACACGATGGTCGAGCAGTTGCGTTCGTTCGCGTCGGAAGTCACGCGCGTCGCCCGCGAAGTGGGAACGGAAGGCCGACTGGGCGGTCAGGCCGTCGTGCCTGGCGTCGCAGGAACGTGGAAGGATTTGACCGATTCCGTGAACGCGATGGCGTCGAACCTGACGGCGCAGGTGCGCAACATTGCCGCCGTGACGACGGCTGTGGCGCGCGGCGATTTGTCCCGCAAAATCACGGTGGATGTGAAGGGCGAAATCCTGGAGTTGAAAGAAACGATCAACACGATGGTCGATCAGCTCAACGCGTTTTCGTCCGAGGTCACGCGCGTCGCCCGCGAGGTCGGCACTGAGGGAAAATTGGGCGGTCAGGCCGCTGTGTCGGGCGTCGCGGGAACGTGGAAAGATTTGACGGATTCGGTGAATTCCATGGCGTCGAACTTGACTGGTCAGGTTCGCAACATCGCCGACGTGACGACTGCCGTGGCGCGCGGCGATTTGTCCCGCAAGATCACGGTGGACGTGAAGGGCGAGATTTTGAATTTGAAGGACACCATCAATACGATGGTCGATCAGCTGAATGCGTTCGCGTCCGAAGTCACGCGCGTCGCCCGTGAAGTCGGGACAGAGGGCAAGCTCGGCGGCCAGGCGATCGTGCCCGGAGTCGGCGGAACGTGGAAGGATCTCACGGACAACGTGAACTCGATGGCGTCCAATTTAACCGGACAGGTCCGCAACATCGCCGACGTCGCGACAGCCATCGCGAAAGGCGATTTGTCATCGAAGATTACGGTGGAAGTCAAAGGTGAGATTTTGGAGCTGAAAAACACCATGAACACCATGGTCGATCAGCTCAATGGCTTCGCGGCCGAGGTCACGCGCGTCGCCCGCGAAGTCGGCACCGAGGGAAAATTGGGCGGTCAGGCACAAGTCCGTGGCGTGGCCGGGACTTGGAAAGATCTCACCGACAACGTGAACTTCATGGCGAACAACCTCACGGCGCAGGTGCGAAACATCGCCGACGTGGCGACGGCTATCGCGAAGGGAGATTTGTCCCGCAAGATCACGGTGGACGTTAAAGGTGAGATTTTGGAGCTGAAAAACACCATCAATACGATGGTTGATCGACTCAACGCCTTTGCTTCTGAGGTCAGCCGCGTGGCTCGCGAAGTCGGAACGGAAGGCGAGTTGGGCGGTCAGGCCGAGGTTGGCGGCGTGGCGGGAACCTGGAAGGATTTAACGGACAACGTGAATTCCATGGCGTCGAACCTCACGGCTCAGGTTCGTAACATTGCGGACGTGGCGACGGCGGTGGCGAATGGAGATTTGTCCAAAAAGATCACGGTGGACGTGAAGGGCGAGATTTTGGAACTGAAAAACACCATCAACACGATGGTCGATCAGCTCAACGGCTTCGCCTCCGAAGTGACGCGTGTGGCTCGTGAAGTCGGCACCGAAGGGAAGCTCGGTGGCCAGGCGCAGGTTCGGGGCGTCGGTGGAACGTGGAAGGATTTGACCGACAACGTCAACTCCATGGCATCCAACTTGACAGCGCAGGTCCGCAACATCGCCGACGTGGCAACCGCCATCGCGAAAGGCGATTTGTCGTCCAAGATCACGGTCGATGTGAAGGGCGAAATTTTGCAGCTCAAGGAAACCATGAACACCATGGTCGATCAGCTCAACGGCTTCGCATCCGAGGTCACGCGCGTCGCCCGCGAGGTCGGCACTGAGGGCAAGCTCGGCGGCCAGGCCGAGGTGCAAGGCGTCGCCGGGACTTGGAAAGATCTCACCGACAACGTGAACTCGATGGCGAACAACCTCACCGCGCAGGTTCGCAACATCGCCGGCGTCACCACCGCCGTGGCGCGCGGCGATTTGTCCCGCAAGATCACGGTCGATGCGAAGGGCGAAATCTTGGAACTCAAGGACACCATTAATACGATGGTCGATCAGCTCAACGCCTTCGCGTCCGAGGTTTCCCGCGTCGCCCGCGAAGTCGGCACTGAGGGAAAATTGGGCGGCCAAGCCGAGGTGGGCGGAGTTGCAGGCACATGGAAAGATTTAACCGACAACGTCAACTCCATGGCGTCGAACCTCACGGGCCAGGTGCGCAACATTGCCGAGGTGACGATTGCCGTCGCGAGCGGCGATTTGTCCAAAAAAATCACCGTGGACGTGCGCGGGGAAATTCTCGAACTCAAGGAAACGATCAACACCATGGTCGATCAGCTCCGTTCGTTCGCGGCGGAAGTCAGCCGCGTCGCCCGCGAAGTCGGCACCGAGGGTAAACTGGGCGGCCAGGCGCAAGTGCCCGGAGTTGCAGGCACGTGGAAAGATCTCACCGACAACGTCAACTCCATGGCCTTTAACTTGACGGGCCAGGTGCGCAACATTTCCGACGTGGCGACGGCGATTGCGCGCGGCGATTTGTCCCGCAAGATTACCGTGGAAGTCCAAGGGGAAATTTTGCAGCTCAAAGAAACCATGAACACCATGGTCGATCAGTTGAGTTCGTTTGCGTCGGAAGTCACCCGCGTCGCCCGCGAGGTCGGCACCGAGGGAAAACTGGGCGGCCAAGCCGAAGTGGGCGGAGTTGCAGGCACATGGAAAGATTTGACCGACAACGTCAATTCCATGGCATCGAACCTCACGGCGCAGGTGCGAAACATCGCCGAGGTGACCATCGCCGTGGCGAACGGAGACCTTTCCCGCAAGATCACGGTGGACGTGCGCGGCGAGATTTTGCAGCTCAAGGAAACGATCAACACCATGGTCGAGCAATTGCGCTCGTTTGCGTCGGAAGTCACCCGCGTCGCCCGCGAAGTCGGCACCGAAGGTCGTCTCGGCGTGCAGGCGGTCGTGCCCGGTGTCGCCGGAACGTGGAAGGATTTGACCGACTCCGTGAACGCGATGGGTGGCAACTTGACCGCCCAGGTTCGCAACATCGCCGAGGTGACGACTGCCGTGGCGCGAGGCGATTTGTCCCGCAAGATCACGGTGGACGTGAAGGGAGAAATCTTGGAGTTGAAAAACACCATCAACACGATGGTCGATCAGCTCAACGCCTTCGCCGCCGAGGTCACGCGCGTTGCCCGCGAAGTCGGCACTGAGGGAAAATTGGGCGGTCAGGCCCAAGTTTCGGGTGTCGCCGGAACGTGGAAAGATCTCACCGATTCCGTGAACGTCATGGCGGCCAACCTGACGGATCAGGTCCGCGGTATTGTGAAAGTCGTGACAGCCGTCGCCGACGGAAACCTGCGCCAGAAACTCACCGTGCAGGCCAAGGGCGAAGTCGCCGCGCTCGCAGAGACGATCAATAACATGACCGACACGCTCGCGACGTTTGCCGATCAGGTGACGAACGTCGCCCGCGAGGTCGGCGTCGAAGGCCGTCTCGGCGGCCAGGCGAACGTCCCCGGCGCCGCCGGAACGTGGAAGGATTTGACCGGAAACGTCAACCTGCTGGCGGCCAACTTGACCACGCAGGTCCGAGCCATTGCGGAGGTTGCCACCGCGGTGACAAAGGGCGATTTGACCCGCTCCATCCAGGTCGAAACTCGTGGCGAGGTCGCCGAGTTGAAGGACAACATCAACACGATGATCAACAACCTCCGCGAGACCACGGAGAGCAACCAGGAGCAGGATTGGCTGAAGACGAACGTCGCGAAATTTACCCGCATGTTGCAGGGTCAGCGCGACCTTTTCACGGTGGGTCAGATGCTGCTCTCCGAGGTTGCGCCGCTCGTTTCGGCACATCAGGGCGCGATGTATCAGACTTCCGCCGAGGGCGAGGGCGGACTGCATTTGCTGGCCGGTTTTGCCACGCCCAAGAACCAGGTCACACACCTCATGATGGGCGAGGGTTTGGTCGGCCAATGCGCCTTGGAACGTCAGCGGATTCTCATCAGCAATGTCCCGCTCAATTACACGCCGGTGCAATCGAGCCTCGGCCAGGCGATCCCGGTGAACATCGTCGTTTTGCCCGTGCTTTTCGAGGGCGAAACCAAGGCTGTGATCGAACTCGCCTCGCTCCAGATCTTCACCGACGCGCACTTGAATTTCCTCGAACAACTCACGCAATCCATCGGCGTCGTGTTGAATACAATCGAAGCCACGATGCGCACGGAGGGTCTGCTCCAGCAGAGCCAGCAGCTCACAGCCGAGTTGCAGTCGGGTCAGAAGGAACTCCAGCAGACCAACGAGGAACTCGAGCAAAAAGCCCAGCAGCTCGCCGAGCAAAACGTCGAGGTGGAGCGCAAAAACAAGGAAATCGAGCAGGCCCGACGCGCGCTCGAAGACAAGGCCGCCGAGCTGGCGCTCACGTCGAAATACAAGTCGGAGTTCCTTGCAAACATGTCCCACGAATTGCGCACGCCGCTGAATTCGATCCTGATTTTGGGCCAGCAACTTTCCGAGAACAACTCGGGCAATCTCAACGACAAGCAGGTCGATTTCGCCCGCAACATTCACTCGGCGGGTTCCGATTTGCTCAACCTGATCAACGACATTCTCGATTTGTCGAAAATCGAGTCGGGCACGGTCTCGGTCGAGGCGGAGGAGATCACTTTCAGCGCGTTGAAAGACTCAGTCGAACGCAACTTCCGGCACATTGCGGACAACAAAAACCTGCCGTTCCAAGTCGAGTTTGATCCGACTCTGCCGCGGCATTTTACGACGGACTGGAAGCGGTTGCAGCAGATCATCAAGAACCTGCTTTCGAACGCCTTCAAGTTCACCTCGCATGGCCGCGTCGGAATCAAAGTTGCCCCTGTTGCCGAGGGCTGGAGCACGGATCATCCGGTGCTCAAGCGCACTCCAAACGTGATCAGCTTGGCGATCACCGACACCGGCATCGGCATCGCGCCGGAGAAGCAGCGACTGATTTTCGAGGCCTTCCAGCAAGCCGACGCGGGCACGTCGCGCAAATACGGCGGCACCGGTCTGGGTCTGGCCATTTCCCGCGAACTCGCCGCACTTTTGGGTGGAGAAATCCGCCTGACCAGCACCGCCGGCGAAGGCAGCACGTTTACGCTTTATCTGCCGCTGCACTTCACCGGGCCCACGACGCAGGCGGTCACGCCTTCGCTCCAGCAATCGGTCGATGGCAACACTTCGACCATCACTTTGAGCGCGCTGCCAGTTCCTCGCGAGGATCAGATTGTGGACGACCGCGACATGGTGATCGACGGCGACACGACGCTGCTCATCGTCGAGGACGACCCGCATTATGCCCGCGTTTTGCTCGGACTCGCCCGTGAAAAAGGCTTCAAGGGAATCGTGGCCACGCGCGGCCAGCAAGCGCTCACTTTGGCACGTCAATATCAACCGACGGCGATCACTTTGGATATTTTCCTGCCCGACATGCTCGGCTGGACGGTGCTGAATAACCTCAAACTCGACTCCATGACGCGCCACATTCCCGTGCAAATCATTTCGCTCGACGAGGAGCGCCAGCACGGCCTCTCGCGCGGCGCGTTTTCCTACATGGTGAAGCCCGCGACGACCGACGATCTGGACATGGCCTTCGACCGCATCAAGACGTTTTCCGCGCCGCGCACGAAGCGTCTGCTCGTCGTCGAGGACAACGATCTGGAGCGTCAAAGCATCGTCGAATTACTCGGTCACGACGACATCGAGATCACGACGGTGAGCACCGGCGGCGAGGCCATGGCGGCGCTGCTCGACATGCCGATCGATTGCGCCGTTCTCGACTTGCGCCTGCCCGACATGAGCGGGTTTGAACTCCTCGACCGCATCCAGGAGGAGCCGTCGCTGCGCGAGGTGCCGATCGTTGTTTTCACCGGCAAAGACCTGTCGCCGAACGAGGAAAAGCATCTCAAGACCATGGCCAAGAGCGTGGTTTTGAAAGATGTGCAGTCTCCTGAAAGATTGTTGGATGAGACGGCACTCTTCCTGCATCGGATTATCTCGGATCTCCCCGAGTCGAAGCAGAAAATGATCAACCAGCTCCATCAATCCAACGAAGTCCTGCATAGCCGCAAGGTCTTGATCGTGGACGACGACGCGCGCAATATTTTCGCGTTGTCCATCGTATTGGAAAATCAGGAAATGGAAATTCTCAGTGCCACAAATGGCCGCCAGGCCATCGAAATCATCGAGAGCACGCCCGATCTTTCCATCGTGCTGATGGACATTATGATGCCCGAAATGGACGGCTATCAAACGATGAAAGAAATCCGCAACAACGCTACGTTCCGCACGCTGCCGATCCTTGCGCTCACCGCCAAAGCGATGAAGGGCGACCGCGAGAAATGCCTCGAAGCCGGGGCCAGCGATTACATCGCCAAGCCGGTGAATACCGACCAGCTCCTCTCGCTGCTGCGCGTCTGGCTCCATCGTTAA